The Hyphomicrobiales bacterium nucleotide sequence TATTTTCAGTGCTTCATCCGCATCACCAATTTCACCAAGATACCCCGGCACGGTGCTGACCTTAGCTTGATTGGCAAATTTCTTGGATTCAATCTTGTCACCCATCACCTCGATGGCTTTGACGTTGGGGCCAATGAATGCAATTTTTTCAGCAGCCAGCGCCTTTGCAAAGAGCGGGTTTTCCGACAAAAACCCATACCCCGGATGAACAGCCTCTGCACCCGTTTGTTTGCAAGCATCAATGATTTTTTCAATCACAAGATAGGATTCAGCGGCTACAGATGGGCCAATTAAAACCGCCTCGTCAGCCATTAAAACATGTGGCGCCCGCGCATCAGCTTCAGAATAAACCGCCACAGTTTTAATGCCCATTGCCGTTGCCGTTTTGATAACACGACAGGCAATTTCACCTCTGTTTGCAATCAGTATTTTGCTAAACATTACAATCCCTTCCAAAGAAGACCTCAACGCAGTTTTACCGCCGTTCCATTCGCCGACACCATCAAGATGGAGCCCTTCTCGCCAATCACTTCATAATCAAGATCAACACCAATGACCGCATCGGCTCCAAGCTCATGTGCCTCAGTAATCATATCGTCCAGCGCGAATTGGCGCGCGTCTTTCAGCACCTTTTGATAGGAGCCCGCTCGACCACCGACGATATCGCGGATATTGGCAAAAAAGTCGCGAAACAGATTAGCGCCCAAAACCGCTTCTCCGCCAACAATGCCGATAATCTCAACCGTCTCGCGGTTTGGTACACTATTAGTCGTTGATACAATCATGATACACCCTCCTTAATTTTTGGACGTTGGTTTCAATGCTTGGAAACAAACTCTTAGAGCGGAATATTGTCGTGTTTTTTCCAAGGATTCTGCAAGTCTTTATCCCGCAGCATCTGGAGCGCTCTTGATATGCGCTTGCGGGTTGAATGAGGAAAGATCACCTCATCCACATAACCACGCTCAGCCGCAACAAAAGGAGACAAGAAACGCTCTTCATATTCAGCGGTTAGTTCCTCAATTTTGTCTTCATCAGCAATATGTTCACGATGAATAATCTCAACCGCACCCTTCGCGCCCATCACAGCAATCTGCGCCGATGGCCAAGCGTAGTTGATATCACCGCGCAAATGTTTCGATGCCATCACGTCATAAGCACCGCCGAAGGCCTTGCGTGTGATAACGGTAACCTTGGGAACCGTGGCCTCACTATAGGCAAACAGCAATTTCGCACCATGTTTGATCAAGCCGCCATATTCCTGTGCGGTGCCCGGCAAAAAGCCCGGCACATCGACGAAGGTGACGATAGGAATACCAAAGCAATCGCAAAAGCGCACAAACCGCGCCGCCTTGCGGCTTGCATCACTATCTAACACACCGGCCAGCACCATTGGCTGGTTGGCAACAAAACCAACGGTCTTGCCCTCTATGCGACCAAAACCTGTGACGATATTGCCTGCGAATTTTTCTTGTATTTCGAAGAAATCCTCTTCATCGACCACCTTCAAGATCAGTTCTTTGATATCATAGGGCTTATTCGCGCTATCAGGGATCAATGTATCGAGCGCCATATGAAGACGGTCGGGACTGTCGACCACATCAAGTTGTGGTACTTCATCTGTGTTTGAAAGTGGGAGAAAATCAATCAACCGCCGCATTTCAATCAGCGCGTCAACGTCATTATCAAACGCCCCATCCGAAATAGATGATTTTGTCGTATGAATAGATGCACCACCCAGCTCTTCGTGGGTGACGGTTTCATTGGTCACTGTTTTGACCACATCAGGACCGGTCACATA carries:
- a CDS encoding heavy metal-binding domain-containing protein, coding for MIVSTTNSVPNRETVEIIGIVGGEAVLGANLFRDFFANIRDIVGGRAGSYQKVLKDARQFALDDMITEAHELGADAVIGVDLDYEVIGEKGSILMVSANGTAVKLR
- a CDS encoding acyl-CoA carboxylase subunit beta, with translation MRDILSELEERRETALLGGGEKRIARQHERGKLTARERIDLLLDEGSFEEFGMFVQHRSADFGMENKKIPGDGVVTGWGTVNGRKIFVFAKDFTVFGGSLSEAHAEKICKLQDMALRNRAPIIGLMDAGGARIQEGVAALGGYAEVFQRNVLASGVIPQISLIMGPCAGGDVYSPAMTDFIFMVRDTSYMYVTGPDVVKTVTNETVTHEELGGASIHTTKSSISDGAFDNDVDALIEMRRLIDFLPLSNTDEVPQLDVVDSPDRLHMALDTLIPDSANKPYDIKELILKVVDEEDFFEIQEKFAGNIVTGFGRIEGKTVGFVANQPMVLAGVLDSDASRKAARFVRFCDCFGIPIVTFVDVPGFLPGTAQEYGGLIKHGAKLLFAYSEATVPKVTVITRKAFGGAYDVMASKHLRGDINYAWPSAQIAVMGAKGAVEIIHREHIADEDKIEELTAEYEERFLSPFVAAERGYVDEVIFPHSTRKRISRALQMLRDKDLQNPWKKHDNIPL